The following are encoded in a window of Limibacter armeniacum genomic DNA:
- a CDS encoding MbnP family protein: MKILNVICLASLLLLLGCDKENEATKNVQLSIQLELLMDGAPLVLEEQHYTNALGETFEVSDFRFYLTNISLQGESSDAAFSESESYHLIAHDGMSNEASFTVSGIPSKQYDTITFAVGVDPDRNYSIDNTGDLDPNNAMAWNWNTGYKFVLLEGKYYPDGGEARGLAYHIGGDDNYRVVTLPAAMDLSKGDGTLKLKVNVDKIFGDKAEQSLPEASRKTTFITLERNGPEDTMFGPYTQLIANNYAQMFEVVQ, from the coding sequence ATGAAAATCCTGAATGTGATATGCCTTGCCAGCCTACTATTGTTGTTGGGCTGCGATAAAGAAAATGAGGCGACCAAAAATGTACAGCTTTCCATACAGCTGGAGTTGCTGATGGACGGGGCACCATTGGTACTGGAAGAGCAGCATTATACCAATGCATTGGGAGAAACGTTCGAGGTGAGCGACTTCCGCTTTTACCTGACCAATATTTCCCTGCAAGGCGAATCGTCTGATGCGGCATTCAGCGAGTCGGAAAGTTATCACCTGATTGCACACGATGGCATGAGCAACGAAGCATCGTTTACAGTCTCGGGTATTCCATCCAAACAGTACGATACCATTACGTTTGCGGTTGGTGTAGATCCTGACCGCAACTATTCCATTGACAACACAGGAGACCTTGACCCAAACAATGCGATGGCATGGAACTGGAATACGGGTTACAAGTTTGTCTTGCTCGAAGGAAAGTATTACCCCGATGGAGGTGAGGCAAGAGGATTGGCTTACCATATCGGTGGTGATGACAACTATAGGGTCGTGACCTTGCCAGCTGCGATGGACTTGTCAAAAGGAGACGGCACGCTAAAGCTAAAGGTAAATGTGGACAAGATATTTGGAGACAAGGCAGAGCAGTCGTTGCCGGAAGCATCAAGAAAAACCACCTTTATCACTTTGGAACGCAATGGTCCGGAAGATACCATGTTTGGTCCCTACACACAGTTGATTGCTAACAATTACGCCCAGATGTTTGAAGTGGTTCAGTAG
- a CDS encoding cytochrome-c peroxidase, producing the protein MGNTNFLSVLVCLIIGLWSCTATPELSPPAPERNPTTSAGIALGKQLFFDPLLSANRKVSCATCHQPDKAFTDGVSLSTAGVTGNQLLRHAPTLMYIGWSEKLFWDGGANDLESQAFGPLTHHDEMGIDLKELTKRLNEDAGYRQQFQDLFGIDSVQSAYVARALAQYQRSLYLFSSQYDAVKKGKAAFSEEELRGEKVFIRHCERCHRLPLFTDFRYHNNGLDTLYSSAHEGMAQGRYRITLDSADMGRYKTPTLRNITLTAPYMHDGRFATLDDVLEFYQQGINQTVYLDTLLLMSKKEERFSDEEQQALKVFLQTLTDDFTE; encoded by the coding sequence ATGGGAAACACAAACTTCCTTAGTGTGCTAGTCTGTCTGATAATCGGGTTGTGGTCATGTACTGCGACACCCGAGTTGTCGCCACCTGCACCTGAAAGAAATCCTACCACTTCGGCAGGCATTGCGTTGGGAAAGCAATTATTTTTTGATCCGTTGCTTTCTGCAAACCGCAAAGTGTCCTGCGCCACCTGTCACCAACCAGACAAAGCCTTTACGGACGGCGTATCCCTATCAACCGCAGGTGTAACAGGAAACCAATTGTTACGCCATGCGCCGACACTGATGTATATAGGCTGGTCAGAAAAATTATTCTGGGATGGCGGTGCCAATGATTTGGAGTCACAGGCATTTGGGCCACTGACCCATCACGATGAGATGGGCATTGACCTGAAAGAACTAACCAAAAGGTTGAATGAGGACGCAGGTTACCGCCAGCAGTTCCAAGACTTGTTTGGAATAGATTCCGTACAGAGTGCTTATGTAGCCAGAGCATTGGCACAGTACCAACGTTCGCTCTATCTTTTCAGCAGCCAGTATGATGCAGTGAAGAAAGGAAAGGCTGCTTTTTCGGAAGAGGAACTGAGAGGGGAAAAAGTTTTTATCCGCCATTGTGAGCGCTGCCATCGGCTTCCGTTGTTTACGGACTTCCGTTACCACAACAATGGTTTGGACACCTTATATAGTAGTGCACATGAAGGAATGGCACAAGGTCGTTACCGCATCACGCTGGACAGTGCAGATATGGGCAGGTACAAGACACCAACCCTAAGGAACATTACACTGACTGCTCCGTATATGCATGACGGTCGGTTTGCAACCTTGGACGATGTGCTGGAATTTTATCAGCAAGGAATTAATCAGACTGTTTATCTTGATACTTTATTGTTGATGTCCAAGAAAGAGGAACGCTTCTCTGATGAGGAGCAGCAAGCCCTAAAAGTTTTTCTTCAAACCTTAACGGATGACTTCACCGAATAA
- a CDS encoding ATP-dependent DNA helicase: MNTLNMQPSDYLHQQFGFPPTAGQAKLFELLNDFILDKERKRKAFLLKGYAGTGKTTVVSALVQVLKRYNHKTLMLAPTGRAAKVMSIYAKKMAFTIHKIIFTQKEDPNTGVLQFKRQRNYYTNTVFIVDEASMIDDRQDISGRGLLTELVNYVYENPDSGNKLLLIGDTAQLPPVHQTLSPALDPDYLSKEFRLDLTSHLLTEVVRQEAESGILFNATSIRNEISKHTAQIGLVTKSYKDVYRMTADKLEDGLRYGYDKFGIENTVIICRSNRTATQYNQYIRRAIHFREDELEAGDHLMVVRNNYHWLPEDSPAGFLANGEFIEVMAVRNVEEMHGFRFADLTIRLIDYENHPKVEVKVHLDTLHSFTPNLSREDNRKLFESVVAGYADVEDKKARNKMIREDAYLNALQVKFAYALTCHKSQGGQWDAVFVDQGFLTDEMLDHDFMRWLYTAMTRSRSELYLMNFKPEFFK, from the coding sequence ATGAATACTTTGAATATGCAACCTTCAGACTACCTGCATCAGCAGTTCGGTTTTCCGCCTACGGCAGGACAAGCCAAACTTTTTGAACTGCTCAATGACTTTATTCTTGACAAGGAGCGAAAGCGAAAGGCTTTCCTGCTGAAAGGGTATGCAGGTACCGGTAAGACGACGGTGGTAAGTGCATTGGTACAGGTGCTCAAGCGCTACAACCACAAGACCCTGATGCTTGCGCCTACGGGTAGGGCAGCGAAGGTGATGTCAATCTATGCAAAGAAGATGGCATTTACCATTCACAAGATCATCTTCACGCAGAAAGAAGACCCTAATACGGGAGTGCTTCAATTCAAGCGTCAAAGAAATTACTACACCAACACAGTCTTTATTGTGGATGAGGCTTCCATGATTGATGACAGGCAAGACATCAGCGGCAGGGGACTGCTGACAGAGTTGGTGAATTATGTGTATGAGAATCCGGACTCAGGCAATAAGTTGCTGCTGATCGGAGACACGGCACAGTTGCCGCCCGTTCACCAGACCTTAAGCCCTGCTTTGGACCCTGACTACCTGTCAAAAGAATTTCGTCTTGACCTGACCAGCCACTTATTGACAGAGGTCGTAAGGCAGGAGGCTGAATCGGGCATTCTTTTCAATGCGACTTCTATCCGTAATGAAATTTCCAAGCATACGGCTCAGATAGGCTTGGTAACCAAAAGCTACAAAGATGTCTATCGTATGACAGCCGATAAGTTGGAAGACGGTCTCCGATATGGCTACGACAAATTCGGCATTGAGAATACGGTGATCATTTGTCGTTCCAACCGTACAGCTACCCAATACAACCAGTATATCCGCCGAGCGATTCATTTTCGTGAAGATGAATTGGAAGCAGGGGACCATTTGATGGTGGTGCGGAACAACTACCATTGGTTACCAGAGGATTCACCTGCAGGCTTCTTGGCGAACGGTGAATTTATTGAAGTCATGGCAGTCCGCAATGTAGAAGAGATGCACGGGTTCCGTTTTGCAGATTTGACGATCCGACTAATTGACTATGAAAACCACCCGAAGGTAGAGGTAAAGGTGCATTTGGATACACTTCATTCTTTTACACCCAACTTGTCTAGAGAGGACAACCGTAAGCTGTTCGAAAGTGTGGTGGCAGGCTATGCCGATGTGGAAGACAAGAAGGCACGCAACAAGATGATCCGTGAAGACGCATACCTAAATGCCTTGCAGGTAAAGTTTGCCTATGCATTGACTTGCCACAAGTCGCAGGGTGGTCAGTGGGATGCCGTGTTTGTCGATCAAGGTTTCCTGACAGACGAGATGCTGGACCATGATTTTATGAGGTGGTTATATACGGCGATGACACGTTCCCGCAGCGAGCTTTACCTGATGAACTTCAAGCCAGAATTTTTTAAGTAA
- a CDS encoding cytochrome-c peroxidase, whose amino-acid sequence MNTRFTVLTRQLPFILSILLIYGCKDTPSPISEPSNKPLSLELPPQFGNGYVLPENNPLTVKGVELGRKLFYDKRLSGDNTQSCASCHQQQFGFASNMVADKGITGETTGMNTMALSNLIWQKKFFWNGRVNTLEQQALAPIENPLEMHQDLDELVEELEADEVYVKLFELAFDSAGITAIRIAEALSQFERTLISADSKYDRYLEGTYEPTDMELKGMELFFTHPIPDQGLRGGNCGDCHLGPLVDGDQLGFQGFHNNGLDSDENLKDGLAAVTEKATDKGKFKAPSLRNIALTAPYMHDGRFNTLEEVVEHYDEHIIKSETLDPLILEASNEKLFPDDPIKLYLTDEEKQAIVAFLHMLTDDTFVTNPDFADPNQ is encoded by the coding sequence ATGAACACTCGCTTCACTGTACTGACTCGGCAACTCCCTTTTATATTGAGTATCCTTCTGATATATGGCTGCAAAGATACGCCTTCACCTATAAGTGAACCTTCCAACAAGCCTTTATCCCTTGAGCTTCCTCCTCAATTTGGGAATGGTTATGTCTTGCCCGAGAACAATCCACTTACTGTAAAGGGAGTGGAACTGGGGCGTAAGCTTTTCTATGACAAAAGGCTTTCGGGAGACAACACCCAATCCTGTGCGAGCTGTCACCAACAGCAGTTTGGTTTTGCTTCCAATATGGTGGCTGATAAAGGAATTACAGGGGAAACAACAGGCATGAATACCATGGCGCTTTCCAATTTGATCTGGCAAAAGAAGTTTTTCTGGAATGGCAGGGTCAATACATTGGAGCAACAGGCATTGGCACCTATTGAAAACCCTTTGGAGATGCATCAGGATTTGGATGAACTAGTGGAAGAGCTGGAAGCGGATGAAGTATATGTCAAGCTCTTTGAACTGGCATTTGACTCGGCAGGCATTACGGCAATTAGGATAGCCGAAGCCTTGTCACAGTTTGAGCGGACACTGATCTCGGCAGACAGTAAGTATGACCGTTATCTGGAAGGAACTTATGAGCCAACCGATATGGAGTTGAAAGGGATGGAATTATTTTTCACGCATCCAATTCCCGATCAGGGATTGAGAGGGGGCAACTGCGGTGACTGCCATTTGGGTCCCTTGGTCGATGGAGACCAGTTAGGCTTTCAGGGTTTTCACAACAATGGATTGGATTCGGATGAAAACCTGAAGGACGGATTGGCTGCCGTTACAGAAAAAGCAACGGATAAAGGCAAATTTAAAGCGCCTTCTCTACGGAATATAGCATTGACGGCTCCCTATATGCATGATGGCAGGTTTAATACATTGGAAGAAGTGGTGGAGCATTATGATGAACACATTATAAAGAGTGAAACATTGGACCCGCTGATATTGGAGGCGAGTAATGAGAAGCTGTTTCCTGATGACCCGATCAAACTTTACCTGACCGATGAAGAGAAGCAGGCTATCGTTGCTTTCTTGCATATGCTGACGGACGATACTTTTGTTACCAACCCTGATTTTGCAGACCCAAATCAATAA